The following are encoded together in the bacterium genome:
- a CDS encoding glycogen debranching enzyme family protein translates to MASFTDHSREWLEADGLGGFASGTVAGVRTRRYHALLLAATTPPTGRMVLLSGFDAWLRTAAGDQALTTQRYAPGTLYPDGQWRIDAFTLDPWPRWRYRLADGTRVEQELFAPHGRAAVVVRWRLLEPTATAVLRLRPFLCGRDYHALHHENPAFRFAAEGDGQQRVLRPYDGVPAVRWLANADYAADPTWYRNFLYGAEQERGLDAVEDLASPGILSWDLARGDAAWIVTTDETLLAGGDAPPLAESLAAAERARRRFPSRLHRAADAYLVRRGDGLSVVAGYPWFTDWGRDTFIALRGLCLAGGRLDDARRILLAWAGAVSQGMLPNRFPDRGEAPEYNAVDASLWFAVAVHEYLASGHASAADGAALRAAVEQILDGYAAGTRFGIRADADGLLAAGEPGVQLTWMDARVGDRVVTPRIGKPVEVQALWLNALWAAAQWAPRFAPPLARGRAAFAERFWNAARGCLFDVVDVDHRPGTADPTLRPNQILAVGGLPLALLEGARARQVVDVVEAELATPLGLRSLAPGEPDYAGRYEGDGGSRDSRYHQGTVWPWLIGPFIDAWLRVRGNGPAARREARDRFLAPLIAHLDEAGLGHVSEIADGDPPHTPRGCPFQAWSVGELLRAELALAP, encoded by the coding sequence ATGGCGTCGTTCACCGATCACAGCCGCGAATGGTTGGAGGCCGATGGGCTCGGCGGGTTCGCCTCCGGAACCGTGGCGGGGGTGCGGACGCGGCGCTACCACGCGCTGCTGCTGGCGGCGACGACCCCGCCCACCGGGCGCATGGTGCTGCTGAGCGGATTCGACGCCTGGCTGCGCACCGCCGCCGGCGACCAGGCGCTCACCACCCAGCGCTACGCGCCGGGCACGCTCTACCCCGACGGCCAGTGGCGGATCGACGCGTTCACGCTCGATCCGTGGCCGCGCTGGCGCTATCGACTCGCCGACGGCACCCGCGTCGAGCAGGAGCTGTTCGCGCCACACGGTCGCGCCGCGGTCGTGGTGCGCTGGCGCCTGCTGGAACCGACGGCCACCGCCGTCCTGCGCCTGCGACCGTTTCTCTGCGGCCGCGATTACCACGCCCTGCACCACGAGAATCCGGCGTTCCGTTTCGCGGCCGAGGGCGATGGGCAGCAGCGCGTGTTGCGGCCGTACGACGGCGTGCCGGCGGTGCGCTGGTTGGCCAACGCCGACTACGCCGCCGATCCGACCTGGTACCGCAACTTCCTCTATGGCGCCGAGCAGGAGCGCGGTCTCGACGCGGTCGAGGATCTCGCCTCGCCCGGCATCCTGTCCTGGGACCTGGCGCGCGGCGACGCGGCCTGGATCGTCACCACGGACGAGACGCTGCTCGCCGGCGGCGACGCGCCGCCACTCGCCGAGAGCCTGGCCGCGGCGGAGCGCGCGCGCCGCCGCTTTCCGTCGCGCCTGCACCGCGCCGCCGATGCCTACCTGGTGCGCCGCGGCGACGGCCTGAGCGTCGTCGCCGGCTACCCGTGGTTCACCGATTGGGGCCGCGACACCTTCATCGCCCTGCGTGGCCTCTGTCTCGCCGGCGGCCGGCTCGATGACGCCCGCCGCATTCTGCTCGCCTGGGCGGGCGCCGTCTCGCAGGGCATGCTCCCCAACCGCTTCCCCGACCGCGGCGAGGCGCCGGAGTACAACGCCGTCGACGCCTCGCTCTGGTTCGCGGTCGCCGTGCACGAGTACCTGGCCAGCGGCCACGCCAGCGCCGCGGATGGCGCCGCGCTGCGCGCCGCCGTGGAGCAGATCCTCGACGGCTATGCCGCCGGCACCCGCTTCGGCATCCGCGCCGATGCCGATGGGTTGCTCGCCGCCGGCGAGCCCGGCGTTCAGCTCACCTGGATGGACGCGCGCGTCGGCGACCGGGTGGTGACGCCGCGCATCGGCAAGCCGGTCGAGGTCCAGGCGCTGTGGCTGAACGCCCTGTGGGCCGCGGCGCAGTGGGCGCCGCGCTTCGCGCCGCCGCTGGCGCGCGGCCGCGCCGCGTTCGCCGAGCGCTTCTGGAACGCGGCCCGCGGCTGTCTGTTCGACGTCGTCGACGTCGACCACCGCCCCGGCACCGCCGACCCGACGCTGCGCCCGAACCAGATCCTCGCCGTCGGCGGCCTGCCGCTGGCCCTGCTCGAGGGGGCGCGCGCCCGCCAGGTCGTCGACGTCGTCGAGGCCGAGCTCGCCACGCCGCTCGGTTTGCGCTCGCTGGCGCCGGGCGAGCCCGACTATGCCGGCCGCTACGAGGGCGACGGCGGCAGCCGCGACAGCCGCTACCATCAGGGCACCGTCTGGCCGTGGTTGATCGGCCCGTTCATCGACGCCTGGCTGCGGGTGCGCGGCAACGGCCCGGCGGCGCGACGGGAGGCGCGCGACCGCTTTCTCGCGCCCCTGATCGCCCACCTCGACGAGGCCGGGCTCGGCCACGTCTCCGAGATCGCCGACGGCGATCCCCCGCATACCCCGCGCGGCTGCCCCTTCCAGGCCTGGTCGGTCGGCGAGCTGCTGCGCGCCGAGCTGGCGCTGGCGCCGTGA
- a CDS encoding zf-HC2 domain-containing protein → MSELTCRDVADFLMAYLDRELDPPQRAAFEAHLTVCDECVRYLRAYERTVRLARTAGRDPDEPENVPERLVQSILKARKR, encoded by the coding sequence ATGAGTGAGCTGACCTGCCGTGACGTGGCCGACTTCCTGATGGCGTACCTGGACCGCGAGCTCGATCCGCCCCAGCGCGCCGCCTTCGAGGCGCACCTCACCGTGTGCGACGAGTGCGTCCGCTACCTGCGCGCCTACGAACGGACCGTCCGCCTGGCCAGGACCGCCGGCCGCGACCCGGACGAGCCCGAGAACGTGCCCGAACGCCTCGTGCAATCGATCCTCAAGGCCAGGAAGCGCTGA
- a CDS encoding VOC family protein — MSRPFAVLGVQQIAVGGPDKQALRRLWIDTLGLTQTGTFRSESENVDEDIAIAGSGPLKVEVDLMQPLDPEKRPKVHEPPLNHIGLWIDDLHAAVAWLTAQGVRFAPGGVRKGAAGYDVCFIHPKGNEQFPIGGEGVLIELVQAPPEVIAAHRGG, encoded by the coding sequence ATGTCGCGACCATTCGCGGTACTGGGGGTGCAGCAGATCGCCGTCGGCGGGCCGGACAAGCAGGCGCTGCGGCGGCTGTGGATCGACACCCTCGGCCTGACGCAGACCGGCACGTTCCGCAGCGAGTCGGAGAACGTCGACGAGGACATCGCCATCGCCGGCAGCGGGCCGCTGAAGGTCGAGGTCGATCTCATGCAGCCGCTCGATCCCGAGAAGCGGCCCAAGGTGCACGAGCCGCCGCTCAACCACATCGGGCTGTGGATCGACGACCTGCACGCCGCGGTCGCATGGCTGACGGCGCAGGGCGTGCGCTTCGCCCCCGGCGGGGTGCGCAAGGGCGCGGCCGGCTACGACGTCTGCTTCATCCACCCCAAGGGCAACGAGCAGTTCCCCATCGGTGGCGAGGGCGTGCTCATCGAGCTCGTCCAGGCGCCGCCGGAGGTGATCGCCGCGCACCGCGGCGGCTGA
- a CDS encoding methyltransferase domain-containing protein: protein MASTWNPDQYNRFREQRRQPFLDLIALLEPVPSPRLVDLGCGTGELTRLLHDRLPGAETLGVDSSETMLIDSAGFAAPGLRFARRDVATFAADAAYDIIVSNAALHWLADHAALFARLARALTDRGQLAVQMPFNYDYPSHVVADAVAAEPPFREALAGFAVGHPVHAPEWYAALLQRLGFARQHVRLQVYAHLLETREDVIEWVRGSLLTAYQQRLPPDLWPRFLARYRERLLPELADGRPFFYPFKRLLLWGQR, encoded by the coding sequence ATGGCGTCCACCTGGAATCCCGACCAGTACAATCGCTTCCGCGAGCAGCGGCGGCAGCCGTTTCTCGATCTCATCGCGCTGCTCGAACCGGTGCCGAGCCCGCGCCTCGTCGACCTCGGCTGCGGTACCGGCGAGTTGACGCGCCTCCTGCACGACCGCCTGCCCGGCGCCGAAACGCTCGGCGTCGACAGCTCCGAAACCATGCTCATCGACAGCGCGGGGTTCGCCGCGCCGGGGCTGCGCTTCGCGCGCCGCGACGTCGCCACCTTCGCCGCCGACGCCGCCTACGACATCATCGTCTCGAACGCGGCGCTGCACTGGCTGGCCGATCACGCCGCGCTCTTCGCCCGCCTGGCGCGCGCCCTCACCGATCGCGGACAGCTCGCGGTGCAGATGCCGTTCAACTACGACTATCCCTCGCACGTCGTCGCCGACGCGGTCGCCGCCGAGCCGCCGTTCCGCGAGGCGCTGGCCGGCTTCGCCGTCGGCCATCCGGTGCACGCCCCGGAGTGGTACGCCGCCCTGCTCCAGCGACTCGGCTTCGCCCGCCAGCACGTGCGCCTGCAGGTGTACGCGCACCTCCTGGAGACCCGCGAGGACGTCATCGAGTGGGTGCGCGGCTCGCTCCTCACCGCCTACCAGCAGCGCCTGCCCCCCGACCTGTGGCCGCGCTTCCTGGCCCGCTACCGCGAGCGCCTCCTCCCCGAGCTCGCGGACGGGCGCCCCTTCTTCTACCCCTTCAAGCGACTGCTCCTCTGGGGACAGCGATGA
- a CDS encoding mercuric reductase — MSDKGAIMNRARLLPDDELNQALVANVHPPDWRNPTPHGRYNLVVIGAGTAGLITAAGAAGLGARVALVERDLMGGDCLNVGCVPSKCVIRASRAAFDARDGGRFGIRGGEAATADFAAVMRRMRGLRARISANDSARRYRDEKAVDVFLGEARFAGPDTVAVGGQTLRFRKAVIATGARAVAPPIPGLAEVGFLTNETVFSLTERPRRLAVIGGGPIGCELAQAFQRLGSQVTLLHDQAHLLDREDADAAAILQAQFAREGIELALAARITGARRDGLDLALEYVGDDDRAREARVDQILVGAGRAPNIDGLDLECVGVAADRQRGVQVDDHLRTTNPRIFACGDVCMDWKFTHAADFAARLVIQNALFFGRKRLSALHMPWATYTDPEIAHVGLHERTAQRRGIAVDTYLRPFAEVDRAIADGEEDGFVKVLTRKGTGEILGATIVARHAGEMISELTLAMVAKVGLGTLANVIHPYPTQAEAIRQVGDMFNRTRLTPTVKRVFNGLMALQR; from the coding sequence ATGAGTGACAAGGGTGCGATCATGAACCGGGCGCGGCTGCTGCCGGACGACGAGCTCAACCAGGCGCTGGTCGCCAACGTCCACCCGCCGGACTGGCGCAATCCGACGCCGCACGGCCGCTACAACCTGGTCGTCATCGGCGCCGGCACCGCCGGTCTGATCACCGCCGCCGGCGCCGCCGGGCTGGGGGCGCGCGTCGCCCTGGTGGAGCGCGACCTGATGGGGGGCGACTGCCTCAACGTCGGCTGCGTTCCCTCGAAATGCGTCATCCGCGCCTCGCGCGCGGCGTTCGACGCCCGCGACGGCGGGCGCTTCGGCATCCGCGGCGGCGAAGCGGCCACGGCCGACTTCGCCGCCGTCATGCGCCGCATGCGCGGCCTGCGCGCCCGCATCAGCGCCAACGACTCGGCCCGCCGCTATCGCGACGAGAAGGCGGTGGACGTCTTCCTCGGCGAGGCGCGCTTCGCCGGCCCCGACACGGTCGCGGTCGGCGGCCAGACGCTGCGCTTCAGGAAGGCGGTGATCGCCACCGGCGCCCGCGCCGTCGCGCCGCCGATCCCCGGCCTCGCCGAGGTCGGCTTCCTGACCAACGAGACCGTCTTCTCGCTCACCGAGCGGCCGCGCCGCCTGGCGGTGATCGGCGGCGGCCCGATCGGCTGCGAGCTGGCGCAGGCGTTCCAGCGACTCGGCAGCCAGGTCACCCTGCTCCACGACCAGGCCCACCTCCTCGACCGCGAGGACGCCGACGCCGCCGCGATCCTGCAGGCGCAGTTCGCGCGCGAGGGCATCGAGCTGGCGCTGGCGGCGCGCATCACCGGCGCGCGCCGCGACGGGCTCGACCTCGCGCTCGAGTACGTCGGCGACGACGACCGCGCCCGCGAGGCGCGGGTCGACCAGATCCTGGTCGGCGCCGGGCGGGCGCCCAACATCGACGGCCTCGACCTGGAATGCGTCGGCGTCGCCGCCGACCGGCAGCGCGGCGTGCAGGTCGACGACCACCTGCGCACCACCAACCCGCGCATCTTCGCCTGCGGCGACGTGTGCATGGACTGGAAGTTCACCCACGCCGCCGACTTCGCCGCCCGCCTCGTCATCCAGAACGCGCTCTTCTTCGGCCGCAAGCGGCTGAGCGCCCTGCACATGCCGTGGGCGACCTACACCGACCCCGAGATCGCGCACGTCGGCCTGCACGAGCGCACCGCGCAGCGGCGCGGCATCGCCGTCGACACCTACCTGCGCCCGTTCGCCGAGGTCGACCGCGCCATCGCCGACGGCGAGGAGGACGGGTTCGTCAAGGTGCTGACCCGCAAGGGCACGGGCGAGATCCTCGGCGCCACCATCGTCGCCCGCCACGCCGGCGAGATGATCTCCGAGCTGACCCTCGCCATGGTCGCCAAGGTGGGCCTCGGCACGCTGGCGAACGTCATTCACCCCTACCCCACGCAGGCCGAGGCGATCCGCCAGGTGGGGGACATGTTCAACCGCACCCGCCTGACGCCGACCGTGAAGCGGGTCTTCAACGGCCTCATGGCCCTGCAGCGGTGA